In Denticeps clupeoides chromosome 1, fDenClu1.1, whole genome shotgun sequence, a single window of DNA contains:
- the LOC114767836 gene encoding kynurenine/alpha-aminoadipate aminotransferase, mitochondrial-like, translating to MSHITGDQGKGRQGLRLPTPPGNMNYSRFLTAVSAARRPSAIRILTELQQRSPPSLISLAGGAPNPDTFPFQFATIKVKNGDSIVFDEATMKRALQYSASPGIPELLSWMKGLQKSLHNPPTLAYSPENGQMEMCVTTGSQEGLCKVFEMLVNPGDNVLLDAPTYSGTLAALLPLGCNIINVPSDQHGMIPEALGDILSRWDPADAHAPGSSVPRVLYTIPNGGNPTGASMTAQRKQEVYELARKYDFLIIEDDPYYFLQFQKPWAPTFLSMDVDGRIIRTDSFSKILSSGLRIGFVTGPKPLVDRVVLHIQASTMHTSTFTQLMVSQLLQDWGQDGFLRHVDGVVQFYRSQRNAMLSSADRWLKGLAEWHAPAAGMFLWIRLHGIADTKQLIMEKALEKEVLLVPGGVFNIDSSEACPYVRAAFSLSTPQQIDEAFKRLSALIREAAQP from the exons ATGAGCCACATCACCGGCGACCAAGGCAAGGGACGACAG GGTCTCCGGCTGCCCACCCCTCCAGGAAACATGAACTACTCGCGCTTCCTGACCGCAGTGAGCGCGGCACGGAGGCCCTCGGCAATCCGGATCCTGA CCGAGCTGCAGCAGCGGTCTCCCCCATCCCTGATCTCGCTGGCCGGCGGGGCGCCCAACCCCGACACCTTCCCCTTCCAGTTCGCCACCATCAAAGTGAAGAATGGCGACTCCATCGTGTTCGATGAAGCCACGATGAAGAGGGCTCTGCAGTACTCCGCCTCCCCTGG AATTCCTGAACTGCTGTCGTGGATGAAGGGTCTCCAGAAGAGTCTGCACAACCCGCCCACGCTGGCCTACAGCCCAGAGAACGGCCAGATGGAGATGTGCGTGACCACCGGCAGCCAGGAGGGACTCTGCAAG gtgTTTGAAATGCTGGTTAACCCAGGAGACAACGTCCTTCTTGATGCACCCACGTACTCCGGCACCCTCGCAGCC CTGCTTCCTCTGGGCTGTAACATCATCAACGTCCCCAGTGACCAGCACGGCATGATCCCAGAGGCGCTCGGGGACATTCTGTCACGCTGGGACCCCGCGGACGCCCACGCGCCCGGCAGCAGCGTCCCCAGGGTGCTGTACACCATCCCCAACGGGGGCAACCCCACCGGCGCCTCCATGACCGCCCAGCGCAAGCAGGAAGTGTATGAG CTTGCGAGGAAATACGACTTCCTGATCATTGAGGATGATCCATATTACTTCCTGCAGTTTCAGAAG CCCTGGGCTCCTACTTTCCTCTCCATGGACGTGGACGGTCGGATCATCCGCACCGACTCCTTCTCCAAGATCCTGTCGTCCGG CCTCAGGATAGGATTTGTGACGGGTCCAAAACCCCTGGTGGACAGGGTGGTCCTCCACATACAAGCCTCAACGATGCACACCAGCACCTTCACGCAG CTCATGGTCTCCCAGCTGCTGCAGGACTGGGGCCAGGACGGCTTCCTCCGACACGTTGATGG AGTGGTGCAGTTTTACAGATCGCAGCGGAACGCCATGTTATCGTCTGCTGACCGGTGGCTGAAAG GCCTGGCAGAGTGGCACGCGCCGGCAGCCGGGATGTTCCTGTGGATCAGGCTGCACGGCATCGCTGACACCAAGCAGCTCATCATGGAGAAAGCTCTGGAGAAGGAG GTCCTGCTGGTGCCAGGGGGCGTGTTCAACATCGACAGCTCGGAGGCCTGTCCGTACGTCCGGGCTGCGTTCTCCCTGTCCACGCCGCAGCAGATAGATGAG GCTTTCAAGCGGCTGTCCGCTCTCATCCGAGAGGCGGCCCAGCCGTAA
- the LOC114767988 gene encoding INO80 complex subunit B-like isoform X2 produces the protein MGKRKDVIHHPRFHAGDASEAAGYNPHRKKHKKHKKHKKKCHRDDAGLSFSSEAMESDSGLPINLKPPQLKLKIKLGGQTMGTKSVPTFTVLPGTVRSAPPLMVVDDCDEDDEDDDDEDENEPSEGVPIEQYRAWLDEDSNVEPSSLPDVDAESPQEGPMDEEERWLEALEKGELDDNGELKKEIDVSLLTARQKALLHKQQSQPLLELPMGYKEKELTVEMMQKREERARKRRLQAAKKAEENKNQTIERLTKTSKGKMKSLKERKSRQAQIPMVRYSDSAQGASVSFPLGVAAPSPAPPRAPPPPPASCGVLGCPNLKRYSCSRTGTPLCSLECYRRNLVLLEGAA, from the exons ATGGGGAAGAGGAAGGACGTGATCCATCATCCCAGGTTCCATGCAG GAGACGCGAGTGAGGCCGCAGGGTACAACCCCCATCGCAAGAAACACAAGAAGCATAAGAAGCACAAGAAGAAGTGCCACCGTGATGACGCCGGCCTCAGCTTCTCCTCCGAGGCCATGGAGTCGGACTCTGGGCTGCCCATCAACCTGAAGCCACCTCAGCTAAAGCTGAAGATCAAGTTGGGAGGACAGACGATGGGCACGAAGAG CGTGCCGACATTCACCGTGCTCCCGGGGACGGTGCGATCTGCACCTCCGCTGATGGTCGTGGATGACTGTGACGAGGATGACGAGGACGATGATGACGAGGACGAAAACGAGCCTTCTGAGGGAGTTCCCATTGAGCAGTATCGGGCCTGGCTTG ATGAGGACAGTAACGTGGAGCCGTCGTCTCTGCCCGACGTGGACGCCGAGTCGCCACAAGAGGGCCCTATGGACGAGGAGGAGCGGTGGCTGGAGGCCCTGGAGAAAGGGGAGCTGGACGACAACGGCGAGCTGAAGAAGGAAATCGACGTGTCTCTCCTCACCGCCAGGCAG AAAGCCCTCCTGCACAAGCAGCAGAGCCAGCCGCTGCTGGAGCTGCCCATGGGCTACAAGGAGAAGGAGCTGACGGTGGAGATGATGCAGAAGCGCGAGGAGCGAGCGCGCAAGCGCCGCCTTCAGGCCGCCAAGAAGGCGGAGGAGAACAAGAACCAGACCATCGAGCGCCTCACCAAGACCAGCAAGGGCAAGATGAAGAGCCTGAAGGAGCGCAAGTCCAGGCAGGCGCAGATTCCCATGGTGCGCTACAGCGACTCCGCCCAGGGCGCCAGCGTGTCCTTTCCCCTGGGCGTGGCCGCCCCATCCCCGGCTCCGCCCCGCGCCCCTCCCCCGCCTCCAGCCAGCTGCGGCGTGCTGGGCTGCCCCAACCTGAAGAGGTACTCCTGCTCCAGAACCGGGACGCCGCTCTGCAGCCTGGAGTGCTACAGGAGGAACCTGGTTCTGTTGGAGGGTGCGGCCTAG
- the LOC114767731 gene encoding protein inturned-like isoform X1, giving the protein MARKGPGAAELAELRRNSGEDEGLEEEEEEEGSESEPSACGYSSTSASSDDLEPEWLDEVQKNGELFYLELSDGEEEATLAQLSAVHASATNHVRFSDTEAEVIAEDGRRRGGPGPEPRLKRLARVLRRRKRPSRDRGQDQGKGILKNQPGQRAGLVVRLRRLKDVCVYLNPKRLGSGAGPQSESGGLLEALLGVVQRGGEERIGVRGLVPGSPASRSGQILVGDVLLAVDDVDVTTENIERVLSCISGPRQVRLTLETLEEPPADGGPDGHWAPAPVSQLVRLLWGEEMVELQMSIAHVPHAVLYLSLCVDSESVHDEQEVLYQYPLTEASAELKGVRGVFLTLCDMLESVTGGQILSSSLLIRKQLVHVGYWREGNNLLVIGLPAEKVPLLYLQTVVEGVVRTLRVMHGSLDRAFCAGENAARLDHFFCLLFQQLIQPSRLSHSTATASQEVSAALFLDGLPAVRWLTLPTDIKVEVDAVLSDFESSDFGDLTDDSCGRRRCYVTLGSCLFYKGYLIANHLPKEDLLDVCLYCQHYCLLPLGSEQRVGQLIIWREVFPHRRTQPGPAALDFAEPEGRHFLLIVGLKHFMQCVLLEAGGCAKAAVGVVGPDRVYVDQVRATLLQLEGLDTRIEERLATPPAPCLSCADWFLPSGARDRLASLAAGSPVLSRLANAIKPEAVGGDKSRGVYVEAGPTLRTRRPSPQRTLADSAAEGQEGLTPTPDSAQKPPPTPRRDSLGSGGSEGSGGSGGSQLFRIPRMKHPNPFYLGNLKKSLSERETEEMRDTLKLTSGAENTLFHYVLMESVQGVFIAPTHREVAQLSGAIHPQLIRNFHHCCLSIRAVFQQSLPIRERRGTGRPQGAHGLGPVKEHGVLFQCQPENWADQKRPAPTMTYWVIGRMLLEPVPQEFYVCFHDSVPEVPVEMAFRLSFGLAL; this is encoded by the exons ATGGCGCGGAAAGGTCCCGGTGCGGCAGAACTCGCGGAGCTGAGACGGAACTCGGGTGAAGATGAAggactggaggaggaggaggaggaagaaggaagcGAGAGCGAGCCCTCCGCTTGCGGTTACAGCAGCACCTCCGCCTCGTCCGA CGACCTGGAGCCGGAATGGCTGGACGAGGTTCAGAAGAACGGGGAGCTCTTCTACCTGGAGCTGAGCGACGGCGAGGAGGAAGCCACGCTGGCCCAGCTCAGCGCCGTTCACGCCTCGGCCACCAACCACGTGCGCTTCAGCGACACGGAGGCGGAGGTCATCGCGGAGGACGGGcgcaggcgtggcggcccgggCCCCGAGCCGCGGCTGAAGAGGCTGGCCCGCGTCCTGCGCAGGAGGAAGAGGCCGTCGCGGGACCGGGGACAGGACCAGGGAAAGGGCATTCTGAAGAACCAGCCGGGACAACGGGCAGGACTGGTGGTCCGGCTGCGGCGGCTGAAGGACGTGTGCGTCTACCTCAACCCCAAACGCCTGGGGAGCGGCGCGGGCCCTCAGTCTGAGAGCGGGGGGCTCCTGGAGGCCCTGCTGGGCGTGGTGCAGCGAGGGGGGGAAGAGAGGATCGGCGTCCGCGGCCTGGTCCCCGGCAGCCCTGCCAGCAGGTCTGGCCAGATCCTGGTCG GAGATGTCCTCCTGGCGGTGGACGACGTGGACGTCACCACAGAAAACATCGAGAGGGTTCTGTCCTGCATTTCTGGCCCGCGGCAG GTCAGGCTGACCCTGGAGACCCTGGAGGAGCCACCAGCTGACGGCGGCCCCGACGGACACTGGGCCCCTGCTCCGGTCAGCCAGCTGGTCCGTCTTCTGTGGGGGGAGGAGATGGTGGAGCTGCAGATGTCCATTGCACACGTGCCCCACGCCGTCCTGTACCTGTCCCTCTGTGTGGACTCGGAGTCCGTGCACGACGAG CAGGAGGTCCTGTACCAGTATCCCCTCACCGAGGCCTCAGCGGAGCTGAAAGGGGTGCGAGGCGTCTTCCTCACGCTGTGTGACATGCTGGAGAGTGTCACCGGTGGACAGATCCTCAG CTCTTCTCTGTTGATCAGAAAGCAGCTGGTGCACGTGGGCTACTGGAGAGAGGGAAACAATCTGCTGGTCATCGGCCTGCCTGCagaaaa GGTCCCGCTGCTGTACTTGCAGACCGTGGTGGAGGGCGTGGTCCGTACGCTCAGAGTGATGCACGGCTCGCTGGACAG ggCGTTCTGCGCCGGAGAGAACGCAGCGAGGCTGGACCACTTCTTCTGCCTCCTCTTTCAGCAGCTCATCCAGCCGTCCCGCCTGAGCCACAGCACGGCGACGGCGTCGCAGGAGGTGTCGGCCGCCCTCTTCCTGGACGGCCTGCCCGCCGTGCGCTGGCTCACTCTTCCCACCGACATCAAG GTGGAGGTCGACGCGGTGCTGTCGGATTTCGAATCGTCCGATTTTGGAGACCTG ACCGACGACTCCTGCGGGCGGCGCCGTTGCTACGTGACTCTGGGCTCCTGTCTCTTCTACAAG GGCTACCTGATAGCCAACCACCTGCCGAAGGAGGACCTTCTGGACGTGTGTCTGTACTGTCAGCATTACTGCCTGCTGCCCCTCGGCAGCGAGCAGCGGGTGGGGCAGCTGATCATCTGGAGGGAGGTGTTCCCCCACCGCCGCACGCAGCCCGGCCCCGCCGCTCTCGATTTCGCCGAACCCGAGGGCCGCCACTTCCTGCTCATCGTCGGCCTG AAGCACTTCATGCAGTGCGTTCTGCTGGAGGCCGGCGGCTGTGCGAAGGCGGCGGTGGGCGTGGTCGGACCTGATAGAGTCTACGTGGACCAGGTCAGGGCCACGCTGCTTCAGCTGGAGGGGCTGGACACCAGGATCGAGGAGCGCTTGGCCACGCCCCCGGCCCCATGCCTCTCCTGTGCCGATTGGTTTTTGCCCTCCGGTGCGCGAGACCGCCTAGCCTCCCTCGCCGCGGGGTCGCCGGTGCTGAGCCGCCTGGCAAATGCCATCAAGCCGGAGGCGGTGGGCGGGGACAAAAGCAGGGGCGTTTATGTGGAGGCGGGGCCCACACTGCGCACCAGGAGGCCCAGTCCACAGAGAACTCTGGCAGACAGTGCCGCCGAGGGCCAAGAGGGTCTTACCCCCACCCCTGACTCCGCCCAAAAGCCGCCTCCCACCCCACGCCGCGATTCGCTGGGCTCTGGGGGGTCGGAAGGGAGCGGAGGCAGCGGAGGAAGCCAGCTGTTCAGG ATCCCCAGGATGAAGCACCCCAACCCTTTCTACCTGGGCAACCTGAAGAAGAGTCTGTCTGAAAGAGAGACGGAGGAGATGCGCGACACCCTGAA GCTGACGTCGGGGGCGGAGAACACGCTGTTCCACTACGTGCTGATGGAGAGCGTGCAGGGCGTCTTCATCGCCCCCACCCACAGGGAGGTGGCGCAGCTGAGCGGCGCCATCCACCCGCAGCTCATCCGCAACTTCCACCACTGCTGCCTGTCCATCCGGGCGGTGTTCCAGCAGAGCCTGCCCATCAGG gagaggcgtggcaccgGGCGGCCTCAGGGCGCTCACGGTCTGGGTCCGGTCAAGGAGCACGGGGTTCTGTTCCAGTGTCAGCCCGAGAACTGGGCCGACCAGAAGAGGCCGGCGCCCACCATGACCTACTGGGTGATTGG gcgTATGCTTCTAGAACCCGTCCCCCAGGAGTTCTACGTCTGCTTTCATGACTCCGTGCCGGAGGTTCCTGTGGAGATGGCCTTCAGACTGTCCTTCGGCCTGGCACTATGA
- the LOC114767988 gene encoding INO80 complex subunit B-like isoform X1, translating to MGKRKDVIHHPRFHAGDASEAAGYNPHRKKHKKHKKHKKKCHRDDAGLSFSSEAMESDSGLPINLKPPQLKLKIKLGGQTMGTKRLCVGSVPTFTVLPGTVRSAPPLMVVDDCDEDDEDDDDEDENEPSEGVPIEQYRAWLDEDSNVEPSSLPDVDAESPQEGPMDEEERWLEALEKGELDDNGELKKEIDVSLLTARQKALLHKQQSQPLLELPMGYKEKELTVEMMQKREERARKRRLQAAKKAEENKNQTIERLTKTSKGKMKSLKERKSRQAQIPMVRYSDSAQGASVSFPLGVAAPSPAPPRAPPPPPASCGVLGCPNLKRYSCSRTGTPLCSLECYRRNLVLLEGAA from the exons ATGGGGAAGAGGAAGGACGTGATCCATCATCCCAGGTTCCATGCAG GAGACGCGAGTGAGGCCGCAGGGTACAACCCCCATCGCAAGAAACACAAGAAGCATAAGAAGCACAAGAAGAAGTGCCACCGTGATGACGCCGGCCTCAGCTTCTCCTCCGAGGCCATGGAGTCGGACTCTGGGCTGCCCATCAACCTGAAGCCACCTCAGCTAAAGCTGAAGATCAAGTTGGGAGGACAGACGATGGGCACGAAGAG ACTGTGTGTGGGCAGCGTGCCGACATTCACCGTGCTCCCGGGGACGGTGCGATCTGCACCTCCGCTGATGGTCGTGGATGACTGTGACGAGGATGACGAGGACGATGATGACGAGGACGAAAACGAGCCTTCTGAGGGAGTTCCCATTGAGCAGTATCGGGCCTGGCTTG ATGAGGACAGTAACGTGGAGCCGTCGTCTCTGCCCGACGTGGACGCCGAGTCGCCACAAGAGGGCCCTATGGACGAGGAGGAGCGGTGGCTGGAGGCCCTGGAGAAAGGGGAGCTGGACGACAACGGCGAGCTGAAGAAGGAAATCGACGTGTCTCTCCTCACCGCCAGGCAG AAAGCCCTCCTGCACAAGCAGCAGAGCCAGCCGCTGCTGGAGCTGCCCATGGGCTACAAGGAGAAGGAGCTGACGGTGGAGATGATGCAGAAGCGCGAGGAGCGAGCGCGCAAGCGCCGCCTTCAGGCCGCCAAGAAGGCGGAGGAGAACAAGAACCAGACCATCGAGCGCCTCACCAAGACCAGCAAGGGCAAGATGAAGAGCCTGAAGGAGCGCAAGTCCAGGCAGGCGCAGATTCCCATGGTGCGCTACAGCGACTCCGCCCAGGGCGCCAGCGTGTCCTTTCCCCTGGGCGTGGCCGCCCCATCCCCGGCTCCGCCCCGCGCCCCTCCCCCGCCTCCAGCCAGCTGCGGCGTGCTGGGCTGCCCCAACCTGAAGAGGTACTCCTGCTCCAGAACCGGGACGCCGCTCTGCAGCCTGGAGTGCTACAGGAGGAACCTGGTTCTGTTGGAGGGTGCGGCCTAG
- the LOC114767731 gene encoding protein inturned-like isoform X2, producing MRSGSYEDFDSVRSVLLYSDLEPEWLDEVQKNGELFYLELSDGEEEATLAQLSAVHASATNHVRFSDTEAEVIAEDGRRRGGPGPEPRLKRLARVLRRRKRPSRDRGQDQGKGILKNQPGQRAGLVVRLRRLKDVCVYLNPKRLGSGAGPQSESGGLLEALLGVVQRGGEERIGVRGLVPGSPASRSGQILVGDVLLAVDDVDVTTENIERVLSCISGPRQVRLTLETLEEPPADGGPDGHWAPAPVSQLVRLLWGEEMVELQMSIAHVPHAVLYLSLCVDSESVHDEQEVLYQYPLTEASAELKGVRGVFLTLCDMLESVTGGQILSSSLLIRKQLVHVGYWREGNNLLVIGLPAEKVPLLYLQTVVEGVVRTLRVMHGSLDRAFCAGENAARLDHFFCLLFQQLIQPSRLSHSTATASQEVSAALFLDGLPAVRWLTLPTDIKVEVDAVLSDFESSDFGDLTDDSCGRRRCYVTLGSCLFYKGYLIANHLPKEDLLDVCLYCQHYCLLPLGSEQRVGQLIIWREVFPHRRTQPGPAALDFAEPEGRHFLLIVGLKHFMQCVLLEAGGCAKAAVGVVGPDRVYVDQVRATLLQLEGLDTRIEERLATPPAPCLSCADWFLPSGARDRLASLAAGSPVLSRLANAIKPEAVGGDKSRGVYVEAGPTLRTRRPSPQRTLADSAAEGQEGLTPTPDSAQKPPPTPRRDSLGSGGSEGSGGSGGSQLFRIPRMKHPNPFYLGNLKKSLSERETEEMRDTLKLTSGAENTLFHYVLMESVQGVFIAPTHREVAQLSGAIHPQLIRNFHHCCLSIRAVFQQSLPIRERRGTGRPQGAHGLGPVKEHGVLFQCQPENWADQKRPAPTMTYWVIGRMLLEPVPQEFYVCFHDSVPEVPVEMAFRLSFGLAL from the exons ATGCGCTCCGGGAGCTACGAGGACTTCGACTCGGTCCGCAGCGTGCTTCTGTACAG CGACCTGGAGCCGGAATGGCTGGACGAGGTTCAGAAGAACGGGGAGCTCTTCTACCTGGAGCTGAGCGACGGCGAGGAGGAAGCCACGCTGGCCCAGCTCAGCGCCGTTCACGCCTCGGCCACCAACCACGTGCGCTTCAGCGACACGGAGGCGGAGGTCATCGCGGAGGACGGGcgcaggcgtggcggcccgggCCCCGAGCCGCGGCTGAAGAGGCTGGCCCGCGTCCTGCGCAGGAGGAAGAGGCCGTCGCGGGACCGGGGACAGGACCAGGGAAAGGGCATTCTGAAGAACCAGCCGGGACAACGGGCAGGACTGGTGGTCCGGCTGCGGCGGCTGAAGGACGTGTGCGTCTACCTCAACCCCAAACGCCTGGGGAGCGGCGCGGGCCCTCAGTCTGAGAGCGGGGGGCTCCTGGAGGCCCTGCTGGGCGTGGTGCAGCGAGGGGGGGAAGAGAGGATCGGCGTCCGCGGCCTGGTCCCCGGCAGCCCTGCCAGCAGGTCTGGCCAGATCCTGGTCG GAGATGTCCTCCTGGCGGTGGACGACGTGGACGTCACCACAGAAAACATCGAGAGGGTTCTGTCCTGCATTTCTGGCCCGCGGCAG GTCAGGCTGACCCTGGAGACCCTGGAGGAGCCACCAGCTGACGGCGGCCCCGACGGACACTGGGCCCCTGCTCCGGTCAGCCAGCTGGTCCGTCTTCTGTGGGGGGAGGAGATGGTGGAGCTGCAGATGTCCATTGCACACGTGCCCCACGCCGTCCTGTACCTGTCCCTCTGTGTGGACTCGGAGTCCGTGCACGACGAG CAGGAGGTCCTGTACCAGTATCCCCTCACCGAGGCCTCAGCGGAGCTGAAAGGGGTGCGAGGCGTCTTCCTCACGCTGTGTGACATGCTGGAGAGTGTCACCGGTGGACAGATCCTCAG CTCTTCTCTGTTGATCAGAAAGCAGCTGGTGCACGTGGGCTACTGGAGAGAGGGAAACAATCTGCTGGTCATCGGCCTGCCTGCagaaaa GGTCCCGCTGCTGTACTTGCAGACCGTGGTGGAGGGCGTGGTCCGTACGCTCAGAGTGATGCACGGCTCGCTGGACAG ggCGTTCTGCGCCGGAGAGAACGCAGCGAGGCTGGACCACTTCTTCTGCCTCCTCTTTCAGCAGCTCATCCAGCCGTCCCGCCTGAGCCACAGCACGGCGACGGCGTCGCAGGAGGTGTCGGCCGCCCTCTTCCTGGACGGCCTGCCCGCCGTGCGCTGGCTCACTCTTCCCACCGACATCAAG GTGGAGGTCGACGCGGTGCTGTCGGATTTCGAATCGTCCGATTTTGGAGACCTG ACCGACGACTCCTGCGGGCGGCGCCGTTGCTACGTGACTCTGGGCTCCTGTCTCTTCTACAAG GGCTACCTGATAGCCAACCACCTGCCGAAGGAGGACCTTCTGGACGTGTGTCTGTACTGTCAGCATTACTGCCTGCTGCCCCTCGGCAGCGAGCAGCGGGTGGGGCAGCTGATCATCTGGAGGGAGGTGTTCCCCCACCGCCGCACGCAGCCCGGCCCCGCCGCTCTCGATTTCGCCGAACCCGAGGGCCGCCACTTCCTGCTCATCGTCGGCCTG AAGCACTTCATGCAGTGCGTTCTGCTGGAGGCCGGCGGCTGTGCGAAGGCGGCGGTGGGCGTGGTCGGACCTGATAGAGTCTACGTGGACCAGGTCAGGGCCACGCTGCTTCAGCTGGAGGGGCTGGACACCAGGATCGAGGAGCGCTTGGCCACGCCCCCGGCCCCATGCCTCTCCTGTGCCGATTGGTTTTTGCCCTCCGGTGCGCGAGACCGCCTAGCCTCCCTCGCCGCGGGGTCGCCGGTGCTGAGCCGCCTGGCAAATGCCATCAAGCCGGAGGCGGTGGGCGGGGACAAAAGCAGGGGCGTTTATGTGGAGGCGGGGCCCACACTGCGCACCAGGAGGCCCAGTCCACAGAGAACTCTGGCAGACAGTGCCGCCGAGGGCCAAGAGGGTCTTACCCCCACCCCTGACTCCGCCCAAAAGCCGCCTCCCACCCCACGCCGCGATTCGCTGGGCTCTGGGGGGTCGGAAGGGAGCGGAGGCAGCGGAGGAAGCCAGCTGTTCAGG ATCCCCAGGATGAAGCACCCCAACCCTTTCTACCTGGGCAACCTGAAGAAGAGTCTGTCTGAAAGAGAGACGGAGGAGATGCGCGACACCCTGAA GCTGACGTCGGGGGCGGAGAACACGCTGTTCCACTACGTGCTGATGGAGAGCGTGCAGGGCGTCTTCATCGCCCCCACCCACAGGGAGGTGGCGCAGCTGAGCGGCGCCATCCACCCGCAGCTCATCCGCAACTTCCACCACTGCTGCCTGTCCATCCGGGCGGTGTTCCAGCAGAGCCTGCCCATCAGG gagaggcgtggcaccgGGCGGCCTCAGGGCGCTCACGGTCTGGGTCCGGTCAAGGAGCACGGGGTTCTGTTCCAGTGTCAGCCCGAGAACTGGGCCGACCAGAAGAGGCCGGCGCCCACCATGACCTACTGGGTGATTGG gcgTATGCTTCTAGAACCCGTCCCCCAGGAGTTCTACGTCTGCTTTCATGACTCCGTGCCGGAGGTTCCTGTGGAGATGGCCTTCAGACTGTCCTTCGGCCTGGCACTATGA